Proteins co-encoded in one Prunus persica cultivar Lovell chromosome G6, Prunus_persica_NCBIv2, whole genome shotgun sequence genomic window:
- the LOC18774927 gene encoding probable glycosyltransferase At5g03795: MSLGKQSQPHSQSSSPMLFSLQGSLLTLAIFTLLSFIYFSLNSVHFSSSPTIHISADTNEQFSDIYHSPEVFRLNFAEMEAKFKVYIYPDGDPKTYYQTPRKLTGKYASEGYFFQNIRESRFRTDDPDQAHLFFIPISCHKMRGKNTTYDEMTVIVRDYVESLIFKYPYWNRTLGADHFFVTCHDVGVRATEGFPLLVKNSIRVVCSPSYDVGFIPHKDVALPQVLQPFALPAGGNDVENRTTLGFWAGHRNSKIRVILARVWENDTELYILNNRINRAEGNLLYQKKFYNTKFCICPGGSQVNSARITDSIHYGCIPVILSNYYDLPFNDILDWRKFAVILTEKDVYNLKQSLKDIPYSEFLTLHKNLVKVQQHFQWNSPPVKYDAFHMVMYDLWLRHHVIKY, encoded by the exons ATGAGTTTGGGCAAGCAATCGCAACCGCACTCACAGTCGTCTTCTCCGATGTTGTTCTCTTTACAGGGATCGCTATTGACTCTCGCCATCTTCACTTTGCTTTCCTTCATCTACTTCTCTCTCAATTCCGTCCATTTCTCCTCCTCCCCCACCATTCACATCTCGGCCGATACAAATGAGCAGTTTTCCGATATCTACCACTCGCCGGAGGTGTTTCGGTTGAATTTCGCCGAGATGGAAGCGAAATTCAAGGTCTACATATACCCCGACGGCGATCCAAAGACGTATTACCAGACGCCCAGGAAGCTCACTGGCAAGTACGCCAGCGAGGGCTACTTCTTCCAGAATATCAGAGAGAGTCGGTTCCGTACGGACGATCCGGATCAAGCTCACCTCTTCTTCATCCCTATATCCTGCCACAAGATGCGAGGCAAG AATACAACTTATGACGAAATGACCGTGATTGTTCGGGACTATGTGGAGAGCTTGATATTCAAGTATCCTTACTGGAACCGAACCCTGGGTGCGGACCACTTCTTTGTCACGTGTCATGATGTTGGGGTGAGGGCAACAGAAGGATTTCCACTTCTTGTAAAGAATTCGATTCGAGTTGTGTGCTCCCCTAGCTATGACGTTGGGTTCATTCCACACAAAGATGTTGCCCTTCCTCAAGTACTCCAGCCATTTGCTCTTCCAGCTGGAGGAAATGATGTGGAAAACAG GACAACCCTCGGTTTTTGGGCCGGTCATAGGAACTCCAAAATTAGAGTTATACTGGCACGAGTATGGGAGAATGACACAGAACTTTACATATTGAACAACAGAATAAATAGGGCTGAAGGGAATTTGTTatatcaaaagaaattttacaACACCAAGTTCTGCATATGTCCTGGCGGTTCCCAGGTTAACAGCGCTCGTATAACTGACTCAATCCATTATGGATGTATTCCTG TAATATTATCAAATTACTATGACCTGCCGTTCAATGACATTCTCGATTGGCGAAAATTTGCTGTCATACTTACTGAGAAGGATGTGTATAACCTTAAACAAAGTCTTAAGGATATACCGTATTCAGAGTTTCTTACACTTCACAAAAACTTGGTTAAG GTCCAGCAGCACTTCCAGTGGAATTCACCGCCCGTCAAATATGATGCATTCCACATGGTCATGTACGATCTTTGGTTGCGCCACCATGTTATCAAATACTGA
- the LOC18772507 gene encoding uncharacterized protein LOC18772507, with product MQCSNIISASTIDPRKRKVWDLHSELSVGPSQIHTQRQSNFEDYDVKLPLPSHVNSITSTSNPFVKHCHKLRQSSSYRHSHGSALVVGATPIREIYRFQRSSQEKTVIIDCLLLLEKAEVPEWIDGFSVRIVEVSSVVMKKLSGMQSTESIEAIALMRMPTSFSDIDSEEKEVNCKTWFPSLHRVLVLDGVQDPGNLGTLLRSAMAFGWNGAFLLPGCCDPFNEKALRASRGASFQLRIVSGTWNHLESLKNEFQIKMLAGHPGTDEKLKPVSHLSQKLADSFADVPLSLVLGSEGSGLSEKSRRLCELVSIPMAGEFESLNVSVAGGIFLYVLQPKNHKSLM from the exons ATGCAATGCTCTAACATCATCTCAGCGTCAACCATTGACCCCAGAAAGCGCAAAGTTTGGGACTTGCACTCAGAGTTATCAGTTGGTCCAAGCCAAATCCATACCCAGAGGCAGAGCAACTTTGAAGACTATGATGTAAAGCTTCCTCTGCCTTCCCATGTCAATTCCATAACAAGCACCTCTAACCCATTCGTGAAACACTGCCACAAGCTTCGACAGAGTTCATCTTATCGCCACAGTCATGGTTCAGCTCTCGTTGTGGGTGCTACGCCTATCAG gGAAATATACAGGTTCCAAAGGTCATCGCAAGAGAAAACTGTTATAATAGATTGCTTGCTTCTACTTGAAAAAGCTGAGGTCCCTGAGTGGATTGATGGTTTCTCTGTTCGTATTGTGGAAGTGAGCTCTGTTGTGATGAAAAAACTTTCGGGGATGCAATCAACTGAATCTATTGAAGCAATTGCCCTAATGAGAATGCCTACCAGTTTTTCAGATATAGATTCTGAAGAAAAGGAGGTAAACTGTAAGACATGGTTTCCCTCACTCCATCGAGTTCTAGTCCTTGATGGCGTCCAG GATCCGGGTAACCTTGGTACGCTGCTCAGATCAGCTATGGCTTTTGGATGG AATGgtgcttttcttcttcctggaTGCTGTGATCCATTCAATGAGAAGGCACTTAGAGCTAGCCGAGGAGCCTCGTTTCAGCTCCGTATTGTTTCTGGTACCTGGAATCATCTCGAATCCCTGAAAAATGAATTCCAAATAAAGATGCTAGCTGGCCATCCGGGGACCGATGAAAAACTGAAACCAGTGTCTCACCTTTCTCAAAAGCTTGCAGATTCTTTTGCAGATGTGCCGCTGAGCTTGGTTTTGGGCAGTGAAGGAAGTGGGCTGTCTGAGAAATCTCGACGGCTATGTGAGCTTGTAAGCATTCCAATGGCAGGAGAGTTTGAGTCACTCAATGTTTCAGTTGCAGGTGGGATTTTCTTGTATGTGTTACAGCCTAAAAACCATAAATCTTTAATGTGA